In Streptomyces venezuelae, the sequence ACGGCGACGGCATCACCGTCTGCCGAGAGCTGCGCTCCCGCATGCCCGGCCTGGCCTGTCTGATGCTGACGTCCTTCGATGACGAGGACGCACTGCTGGACGCGATCATGGCGGGTGCCGCCGGGTACGTGCTGAAGCAGATCAAGGGCTCCGACCTGGTCTCCGCCGTACGGACGGTGGCGACCGGGCAGTCCATGCTGGATCCGGCCACCACCGCCCGTCTGATGCACTCCCTGCGGGACCCTGAGGCGGCGAAGGAACCGGAGGACGCCCGGCTGGCGGCTCTGTCCGAACGCGAGCGGGCCGTCCTGGAACTCATCGGAGACGGCCTCACCAACCGGCAGATCGCCAAGCAGCTCTACCTCTCCGAGAAGACGGTCAAGAACCACATCTCGCGGCTGCTGGGGAAGCTCGGAGTGGAACGGCGGGTCCAAGCGGCCGTGATCGCCGCCCAGGTGCACGGGCACGACACCGGGACCGCGAAGCCGTAGGACGCCGACGTCGGTCACTGCGGTGGTGGAGCCAGGGGCACCTGCCACTCCAGGCGAGTGCCGCCCTTCCCGACACCGTCACCCCGCGCTGCGACCTTCATCCGGCCGTTCAGCCTCTCGGCACGCTCTGCCAGATTCCGCAGTCCGCTGCGCCGACCGCTCTCGGGCAGGCCGACACCGTCGTCGAGCACGGTGACGGTCAGGTTTCCGGCAGCCGCGGCGATCGAGACCTCCGCCCGCGTGGCCTCGGCATGGCGGGCGACGTTGGTGAGTGCCTCTCCTACCACGGCGAGGGCCTCTT encodes:
- a CDS encoding response regulator, with the protein product MSDDPNASAGAPIKVFLLDDHEVVRRGLHDLLDAEPDITVVGEAGTAEQALARGPALRPDVAVLDVRLPDGDGITVCRELRSRMPGLACLMLTSFDDEDALLDAIMAGAAGYVLKQIKGSDLVSAVRTVATGQSMLDPATTARLMHSLRDPEAAKEPEDARLAALSERERAVLELIGDGLTNRQIAKQLYLSEKTVKNHISRLLGKLGVERRVQAAVIAAQVHGHDTGTAKP